Within the Miscanthus floridulus cultivar M001 chromosome 17, ASM1932011v1, whole genome shotgun sequence genome, the region attttgagcagtgaatTGACAATGAGATCAAGCCGGAAGACAATGAGTGGATGTAGAAACTGTTGCGGTGGGAAGCAggggacaaggagatgatggagaagagacgcagagaggaggctgcagcaaaggagcacaaggaagaggaggaaaggagacgtgttgctgcgtacagggaggaaagagagaagaagcttgagcatgcGCGCCGAGCGAAGGAagtgatggaggagaatcccgatgccctgagaaagagagagaaagagaaagtggcatcgttgcactcagtagtctgcATGACTtgttagttctatggtttattcgtGAAAAAATTTGTGTAGAAAATTTCCGCAGAGTTTCCTTTGTTTTTTTAAtgcaaaccaaacaaaaatatgACACATAATATATACATTCCATACACGCACATTCATCAAAATCCATATACATGTGATCATATTAAAAGTGCACGTACGCCATCGTTACTTCATCTTATATAGGAACTAATGCAAATGGACTATAACGGGACAATTGAAAtaacaaaacacttacttgtgtaagtcaatgccAGTCGAGAACTGAGCCATTAactaaagctgtctcactccaagtTGGCGGACAACTCTATCTGACAGGTAGAACTTGACAGCATAGaaacagattagagggcaccttaTCCTGTACAAGTCGTAGCCCCAAATTATTTATAATTTCAGCACTATTGAagcacggaatccatctccacagtAGTGGGCACTGGCCTTACGTGCCACCGCTCCATGGTATGCTTGTTGCTGTCGTCATGCCACCGCTCCACTGGCCTTACATTGTCTCCGGGCCGATCCCGAGCATATCGTCGACGGTGGCTTCCGCCACCACGGGCACCAACAGACCGCACGGCATCTGGATGAACTCGCCGCCATGCCCCGGCGGCGGCTCGACGATCGGCTGCTGCGGCTCACCTCGCAATAACCACTCCACGGTGAACTCTTCGTGCTCAGACTGTCGTTGCACGGCAGTCTCCGGCTCGGCGATTGGCTGCTGCAGTCCCTGCTCTGGCTCGTCTCGCAGCATGCTCTCGTCGACGTAGAAGTTTATGTCCtcgatgttgaagttgaagtCGCCGCCGTGCTCCGACTCCACGCCTTGTGGCTGATAGCAGGCGGTAGTATCCTGCTGCACCTGTTCTTGCTGCTGGATCGACTTGGCCGGCGGCGCCTCGGGGTGCTCACCGCCGCCGGCCTTCCTCTTCTTGGCCGTCTGCTTGGACGAGGACTTCTTGCTAGAGGAGGACGCCGACGCAGACTTCCCTTTCGCGCGAGGCGAGCGGTAGACCTTGCAAAGCACGTAGTTGCTGCTGTCGGCGGCGGCTTCCTCTTCTTTCTTGTCGGCGGCGACGAAATCGTATTCCACCATGCACCACCCCATCCTGTCGAACGATCGAGCGGCGGGCTCCGTCTTGCGGCCGTATGAGAAGGAGCAGAACGTGCCGCCACCGGATCCCTGGACGTCCTTGCGCCCTATCTCTGAGTGCCagcccgtgccgccgccgccggtgaccGCGCGCTGCCTGTGGCCGCTGGTGTCGCCTCGGGTGTTCTTGTATTTCTTGGCGTGGTAGAAGTACCAGATCCTGCTGTAGCCGTCATCTTCGGCACCGGTGCCCGGCACCGGCTCCAGGTCGGCGACGAGAACCACGGGAACGGCATCACAGACATCGACGTGATGGACGAAGTGGACGTGGTCTCCGGCGCGGACGCGGCGCAGGAGGGCGATGGAAGCCTTATTGTCGGTGGAGCGGCTATCGTCGTTGGACGCCATGTCGCCGAGATGCAGCTGGTGGTGGATCGACGACGATCGACTGATCGGCGGAGGCGTGCGTGAAGGTGAAGAAAGTACGCGTTGGAGGCAGAGGTGGGAGGGAGCGGCGCTGCCGCTATATATAAAGCACACGTCGGAACCAGAATGTTAATGGATCGATGTTGGTTGCCTCGCGCATCAACAGGTACCATGGGCccacagaaaaaggaaaaaaaagacacACACGAGACCAGCCTACCAAATGGATATcgctcagaaaaaaaaaaaaaaaaaaaaagacacacACTGAATCATCGTTTGGTCAAGACTTTTCGGAATCCTCGTTCTTCCGCCGTATCGTAGTTTCTTCCACCTCGATCGATTTTTTTTCAACAAAAAAATAAGTAATCGGGGTGTTTTCGATCCCTATTCCATCTCTGAGGCCACGTTTAGTTTCAAACCAaaattttcaaaaagtgttacagtagccattacatcaaatcttacgatacgtgcatggagtattaaatgtaggcgaaaacaaaattaattgcacagtttgattggaaatcgtgagacgaacgttttgaccctaattagtccatgattgaacactaattgtcaaataaaaacaaaggTGCTACAGTATCCTAAATTCTAAAATTCGGCCAACACGAGCTGAACCGAACCGAACCGCGCCGCCATTCCGACGACCGTGCCCGAACCCCAATCCTGTCAAGTTTTTCCAGAACAGCAGGCACGCTTTTACCAGCGAAAGCGAGCCAGCTTTTCGATGGAATCATTGCTCAGTCGGGGCCTCTAAGAAGGTTTCGTGGTTGCCGTCcctatctatgatgcttttgaaGGTTAAGGTTGGTAACGTTGTGTAACAGACACGATATGTATCTGCCAGCAGTCGACATCAGATCAAGTTTCAACCTGAGCTACATGGATGTACAAGGCGACAGATGAGGCTTAAGCTTGCTACTATCTCGTTGAAGGTGAATAGGTGACTTGGTCCGGTATTTGATTTCCTGGTCTGGTGCCTCATGTAGTGGTTGGTTGTGCTGTGAATCTTGAGCTGCATTTGTGCTTGTGCACTCGATCTACATACCGCTTTTGTGCTGGGATTCGATCGGGAACTGTTTAGCCTGAAACCTATTTCAACGAATGCGATAATGCTAATGTTGTCTCAACATGTGTTTCACAACACCCAGTATTGATTTAGTTATGTCaattcaaaaaaaaaggaaaatttaCCGCATCAAGCTTCTTCCATATTCTGTTTCATGTGGTTTTTAGTGCTGTGGTCTCcgttgtttttcctccctttctcgtcGAAGAACCTTAATGCggcatgttcgcttggtcgtaaacgatcctaaattttcagctagaacagtatttttctcttacaccaaatcagccagtagtaataatccacgatcatatacgatcgtttcagccccagccgaacaggctgatgatcTCTGAATGAAAGGCACTACCAGGTTGAGAGGCACGAGAGCAGAGCACGTATGATGATAAGAGCAGCTCTTTCTATTTGATCAAAGACGATTCTCATGAAAATAACCACTACCAAagatcaaaaatcaaaatctgatATCGAAATTTTTTTATCTGCTTTTTCCAGTTGATTGAACGTGCGCTggagacaaaaaaaaagaaatcgtCGACAGCAGGATTCGAACCTAGaatttttttaacattttttgtaaactaaatttaaatctaacattgttttttttttcaaaaccgcCACGTATATTGCCATGGcgtggcgaaacgcctgtgccgcgccatgcatggtggcgcggcgggaggctgacgtggcgacgaccggggctgCTGACCAGTGACATGGCAgagtctgccgcgccaccgaccacggcgcggcagtgacgcgccatagcccacggcgcggcaggacctggacGCAGACAAAAGTTCGGCTGCTGTCGGTGAGGATCGGCAGCGACGCGACCATAGACCCCGGCTTCGCGTCGTAGCTGAACGGCACTTGCAGCTCCGACCCCAACGCCTtcgccttcctcgacccctcgtcgGTGGGCTCCGAGCAGGTGCTCTAGGCTAGTCCGACATGAGGTCGCGCAGCACGATTGATTACTGCGCGTCCAATCAGGGTGCCTTCTTCGACGATttcgtggcggcgatgaccaagctcgaGAGGATCGGGGTCAAGACTCTGGCCATCGGTGGCGAGATACGCCAGGACTGCCAGTTTTCGAATTAGTTGCTAGTTAATCTCGCCGCAGTGCTGCCGCAACACATTGaaatgaatatgaagcaaataaatgaagtccgtgcgcaagttgacaagctgccacataacattttcattggttcgacataagttcgacataacataaccaactaagacTGTAAGTTtgggacgacaatattcgttcgacctaacaaactaagacccaggagtgtaaagatccatcggacgcctctgtctctttgaATTTATtgacaacacattgggagtgtagccaacgtcggtgtggtcgtgttgtcggtgcgtacgactcgtaccctgcaagtatatgatatgcacgattacttataatctttatgatcgttagttcatgaagcctacgtatttaaagaaactacattTGTTACTacatgtgaggctccttgggtaccaagcggggcaccacctagctgagacatgccgatctcgtcctgcggccaatcgtctcactggtggtgctgtctgcggaagcccgagggtcgtcctcgtcatcattgtcgtcctcgtcgtcctcggttgcagggtccttcccgacactatgatgtggtggtgtacgcactgcgaaagtggcacctgtcaccggttgagaagagccggctggtatcctcaaagagccagaagacgtgccacccgatcgCGTCGGGACTGacggttccacccaaggagtgtccatgcagctcagcttctgagctagcttcctgcagctccgcttcaccttctgcataaatagacgttaaagttagtgtatttcccaaatgcatatacactaaagatacATTTTTGGAatagacaagtttatgtttacctccacaaaatcCTCGAGAACGTCAGGCCCTGCCCTCTACTCGTgaagccaaaacgctgcttcgttggacatccttgacaattatgtcgcctgtgtacagaaacgcggttggacagttttagtacacatacttaataccaaatggataacaaattgtatcattcgagtatcttaccacgtatctttgaagtagGGCTTtctgtagttgtgtgtcctccctagtggacacgtcatacacatcttcgatcacatcttcctccaagtcctcgtcaatcacctcctcagtgtatgggggcttgatatgtatCCTCATAGACATGTGAACCACCGCAgatactcgtcgaaggtgtgctgatcGTATAGGGGGCCCGCATAGACCGGCTACCGTTCCCTGTTCTGCCATAAGTGGATATACGTGTTGTGTGTCACACGTCAAActttggtcttgtacctctttctatggtcatacctgcaacaaaacgatattaGTTGTACCACATACACCTCTGAATTggagctttgttattaatcgataacgcacccgtgcaattcttggttggtggagtaaagcggtggtgcgTAGTCTGTCATTCTTctaaactgtctgcagaccctgatgggcaagtgaatctcgaccacgtggaagaaaataagagggacgttgcagtgATACttgtctgactcatccctagtgacaggactcagatagtactcgagctccggagcatcccatagacaccaatgcacctgaacacttcgtaattgagttaggttgtgatatagtgtacatcgaacaagacacatgtatgatagtaaagagagcgtaacctggtgctgtgtcaggacatcgagaccgtccgtgtactcccgtacttgcgcctcgcattccctttaactaactctgctttcgtctagatatacagagctgtagggaatgtatcatgcccgttccattgctgcttTGAACACAATAATGAATTAACCATTAATAATTTTATCATATGTAACtgtctcgaagaatatagtgaaccgaagtacttactggTAAACCAGTATTAAGAGGCCTCTCAATAGGCCATCGTCTCACTGGTGCGCCCTGATGTACGTGCGgtgcctcaaaggaggcaaggccacctgtgcgtcggtgtcactcaagatgtgtggtCGGTGCTGGCCGTCGTACTCCACCTTAAGAAGAGGATACAACGAGTGCTGCGTGGGATGGACCattctgttacaaattgataaacaaagggttatagtattcaaattaacaatatttaaattaacattacgtagcattgcaaaatttgaactacttgttatgcaatacaaaCACAATATAaaagcacatatatatattcaaagtaacattaatagacatattaaacaacctCACTGGAAAAAGAAGCAAGATCCGCCTCCGGTTGGTGTTGGACGTACGGAACGCCGCGCCGGGGCGCCGTCGTCATGAACACGCTCGTCGCCGGGCACTCGAGCCAGTGGTCCGCGCGCACGCGCTTGGTGCTCGATCGGCGCGTTCCGGGCCACGCGCGGACTGCGTTCGTGGCCAATGCACCGGTCAGGGCGTTGCTCAAGTCAAGGCTTGCGCTGAGTTCAAAAGATGTATGCAAATAacagaggaatggatcaacatgcTTGGTTAATGATAGCCATGTCCATGTTATAGTCAGACGACGAGCTATGCACTGATTCGTGTCTGTACTCAAAATCACTGTTAGTTATTGATAGCCTGAGATAGGACTCCCAAACAAGAGGTTCTTGCATGAACATCTATGGTTAATTGGTTACAGGCACAACATCCTGTTACATAATTGTGGCAATTTACAAGGGATTTCGTAGTCATCCTACAAAAAATCAGATGAGATCGACAACAATGCGGTGATGAGATGAGAGTATGGGTATTGTAAATACAAAATTAGCAATGCCAACTGGAGATGATTGATAGAACAAAAATCTTCATAGAATCGGTTGCCATATTTTAGACCATGAATATTTCTTGCTAACGCACTAACCTATAATAGCATACCGCATTAGCTGGTATGTGTATTCATAACCCAAAGACTAAGCCAGTGTCATCCAGAGGGTGCTCCCGTCCTCTCTAGTCTCTTGTAACCCATCTAATAACCCGGGGAAAGCCAAAAACTTTTGTCATTTTTTTTTGCATCGTCTCATTTTTGTTTGCTTCTCCTATAAGTAATGTGATTCAGCTATAAACATTTTTTATAACTTTTTTGTTTGTATAACTCAGCTATAATAAGCCTATAAGCATCTGGAGTCtcgcaagttttttttttttgaactttggCAATTTCATTACTCAACTGATAAGTCATCAGAAACGATTACAAGGATAATTTCAGGGACAAAACTTGTGATGAGTTCCTCCCCTTCAATGCATTCATAACCCAAAGCAGCCAAAGCATGTGCTGCCCTATTGCCAACTCTACTCTGAAAATTACAGACGAAATCAATAAAGTTCACACGAGCTAAAAACCTGAGCTCTTCAACCAGTGCACCTTCAGGCATTGCATCGAAGATGTCCGACCTCATTGACTGCTGGACCATCTGAGCATTCGTCTCCAGGATGAGTTTGCCAACACCCAAATTTGCCGCCGCCTGAACACCCTGCAAGCAGGATATCAACTCGGCTTGGAAAGCACTAAGAACATGATTCAGCCTTCCTCTTCCTGTCAGCACAACGTTACCATCGTGATCTCGGATCAGAAAGACCCAGCTCCCAGACATATTTTCAGCCTTGAATGAAGCATCACAATTCAATTTCAGCACTCCATCATGGGGTTTGGTCCATTTGATAGTCTGAAGTGCTTTCTGGGCACTCGCCGCCCCCTGGATTTGAATCATCTCGTAGCAGTAGGCTCTGAGTCTCGCAAGTTTCGGCATTGTCAGATGCCACTACTCTCATAGTCAGGCCTTTTGATCTCACGTAACTACAAAATTCACAGGTCACCAAGACCCTGGGAAAGAGAGTAGGAAATTTTTTAGCTGATCGATTCGAAATGGGTGCATGTCCGCAAAAGTGCACACCGTCACACTTTGAAAAggagtattttttttttgtttctgctAATTTGTTCaaaaagagtttttttttaaaaaaaacttatagCAAACTTTATTGATTCACATAGATGGTTCATCGTTTATAAGGAGTTATTGCTAGTTCTGTCTGCCCCCTTTTTCCGATATTCTTTATTTACTCTTACTCAGCAATTCTCTTGTTGAGTTTTCAGGGAAGAAAGGTTACTACTAACGTGTCAATTCCATTCCTTCACATGGTGTAAGGTCTGTGTGTGCGCATAATCGCCATCATCTCGAATTCTCGATGGACATCATGTCTCCAATGCTTGTCTTCTCCTGAATTTTTGGAAAAACAATTGTCTCCTCCCCTTAATTATCACAGTCGTTCGATTTTCCTCTCTAATCTATAAAGCCAGTTTTAACCCCCTTCAACTTTTGAAATCTGTTTACATTTGCAACCTTGCGATTTTAATAGTGGTCTTGCTGATGTGGTGCCACGTTAGAGGGGGTAAATCGGACTAAGTTGAAGTTCAAAGAGGTAATTGTGACtagattttttttaagaaaaaacctAGTTTAACATAAAACCTAGTTTCTATGAATTATTTTTAGTTAttttaaaatatataaaaataattaaaataaaaaataaaatatatttttatatgacAAGATAATGCAATTAAAAAGTCTAAAACATAGTTTAATCTTGAAAATTCATAGAAATTTATTTTAGCtcagaaaattatgaaacttgatTCCGATTTTTTTAAAACACTTGAAACTGTTTGAATCTTGATGTACACATTTTGTTGCTTATTATTTTCTAGTAGAAGCTCTCGTATCTATTAGGCCTCGTTCGActtgctgaaacttgactgaaattggctgaaaaacaccgttctggctgaaatgttgtgagagaaaaacactgttccaactaaaaaaaagaagccgaacaagccggatttaaagtaagccgaacggggcctatactTTGTTGATATCGATCATCTGAACTACATAGAAGCGCCAGTGAAGCATTATTAGGACCATAGTGGGCACTGGCTCCCTGCCctatatcatttttcaaagtataTGTGTTAGTCTGCGTGGCTGCATGCACCCTGCCACACATATAGATACATGAATGGACCCTTTTctttaatatatttaattaagTTTTACAAACTATTAAATTTAATTAAGTTCTAGTGCAATGATTTATAGAGCGTAACGTGGTATGAAAATCTAGATGGTAGCACACGGGTCATGATATTTATACCGATAGAATCAAGTGACATGAACAAGATATTTCAACTTAGGCACCATAACTTAGagcatgattttttttaaaaaaatccaaaACTATTTCATAAATTTCCAACCTAAAACATTTTTTATGAATTTTCTATTGTTCAACCAGTTTTAGGATCCTTAATTATATTATCTTTATGTAAAATATATTCGAATactttaaattttaaaaattttcagatatttttataaagatatttctAGTCTGATATACCTCCTTGAACTTTTTCAACTTAGTTCGATTACCTTCTGTGATGTGGCGCAACATCATCAAAACTGCTCAGGTtgtaaaagtgaacggtttttaAAAGTTGAGAGGTTAAAAAACCAGTTTTGTAGGTCAGGAAAAAAATCGGATGACCGCGATAGTGTGTTTTATAgagatgtactccctccgtcccaatttaTAAGTCATTATACCTTTTTTGAGAATTTaagtatctcaagtttgaccaaatttatataataaaataataatatttatgacactAAATAAGTATAATTATATTCTTATTTTTATAGTacatctatttgatgtcataattttttataatttagaatgatttataatttaaaatggagagaGTACTGTTATAAATAAATTTCTTTTTTTAGCAAAAGTAAATAAATTCCATAGTAGGCCCAATTTATAACCTCATTCGGCCCAATTCTGCTGTGAAGTACGGGCCGAGCCCAGTTCTGATGCGCCGAGGCCCATCAAGTATATAAGAATAgaaaagagtaaaatgcaccgcATGTCCATTAACTATAAAGGAGATGTTATTCAGATCCATTAATTTTAAAACTGTATTTTTTAGTCCTTAAACTTTTTAAGTGGTTCAGCAGACATTCATACCCTTTCGTTTATGTTTGTATTTTGCATAAACATCTTTCTATTTATTTTTCTTTCACGCCTTTACCCTTCTCTGTCTTCTGAGCGCACGGTGTTGGCGGGAGAGCGCAGCGAGCATGCACAAGGGCCTGCACACTGCAGTGCGCTACCGTCTGTGGACTATGGATGTGGGTAGATCGAGATGCGAGCACCACGAGCCAGCGAACGCCTGCGATGCCATCTGCAGCTACTATCTGCAGGGCTCCATGAAGATGGCGATGCGGTGGGGCGTAGACTCCAACAAACGCCTCGTCTTGACGTCTTGGGCAGTTGGGCTGACGACGCGCCGCCATCTCCGTTCAGCACGCGCTCGTAGCACGCCGTGGACGGCGAGGCCGCAACCACACCAGCACTTTCTCGGGCGCCGACGAGAGGCGCTGCCTCGTGGCGGCGCGCTCTGCGACTGCGCTAGCGTACATGGAGGTGATGGATGCATCGTCAAACCGGCCGCTGAGTATCAGCATGCGGCTCGACCGTCGTCAACCTAGCTCGCCGGCGTACCCCTGCACGTACGACGACGTACATCACGGCGAGCACGACCTTGGCCTCCCTCTCTCACTTGGTGTTTATCACAAACACTGACACACTCACGTTCTCTACGGTGGATACACGCGcacaggggcggatccagcggtggggcggggaggggctcaagccccccctacccaaaccgaatcagtgcaaattactgtagagcatctatgaatttttaggcaaagttttatagtataggggggctgagacttaaaatcgagcagcagtgttgttcagtccccctAAAATATTTCTTGGATCCGCCACTGCACGCGCACACATACAGAAGCCTGCACACACATGACACATACAGAGCAGTACAAGCTAACAAGCTTTGTTGACACAGCCACACAACAGCTCTCGTCCTTACCATTCGTTTATAGACTATAGTAAGTACATGCAACAAGCGATAAGAACCGGGCCATCCACTCAGCGGAGACTATCGCCATGAATAAGATAAATAGCAAATGCACTAATGACAAGATTAAACTCTAACAGAGTGCGTACGCCTGCCCGACGCGAAAGGCAGGAACGCGGGGCGTCGGCCTGCCGCGAACCGCTCTGGCTTGCCCTTGCTCTCGCAGCAGGCGGATGGGATCGGAGCTCCAGCGGGAAGTGCCTCTCGGCTTGCTGCTTTGGGATCACCAGCCAGTTCAGCTTGCCCACGTCGCTGGGGGTGACCATCTTGTCGAAGAGGTGTCCCCAACGGGCGGCCGTCACAGGGGAGGGCCACGCGTGGGAAGAATGGTTGTTGGCCAGCGACCAGGTGGCGGTCAAGGTGCGCTTGTTCTGCGCGAGCTCATCAAAGTAGCTTCCCACCGGGCTGCGGCACTTTcctgcccacgcccacgcccaccgaGGCGGAGCCACAGTCTGCCTCGGCGCTCTGCTCGTCATTACCCGTGCGCTCAGAAGATGAAGAGGGGTAACCAtgtgaaagaaaaagaaacaaaatgAGATTTTTGTAAAATACAATCATAAAAGAAGAGGTATGGACATATGATGAACCACTTTAAAATTTAGGGACCTCAAAATGCAGTTTGAGAGTTAATGTACCTAGGTGACACATGacaaaaagttaatggacctacgaTGCATTTTGCTCGATCAACTATGCGCAGTTGTTTTactcaaaaaataaaagaaaagaaactatGCACAGTTGTGCCGCATGCATGGGATCCATCCACTACCGGAATCGCAAGCTTTGCCAGAGTGTCAAGAActttgccgagttttttttttatctcaggcactcggcaaaggctgtctttgtcgagtgctcaaACTCGAACACTCGACAACGACATGACCCTCGGCAAagcttgtctttgccgagtgctcagatatGCCACTCAGCAAagactttctttgccgagtgtcaacgtgtcacactcggcaaattttggcCCGCCGTTAAACCAGCCTGCCGCCGTCAGTTCTTTGCAAGTGTACaaatgtaacactcggcaaagaggctctttgccgagtgtgaaaagcagacactcggcaaagtataatTATTTTTTTGACTCATGCACTTCAAAATTTTTCACCTCTCCACATaccacatgtggtactccatgcttaagtttggtgtatttttgaatttatttgctatatttaactaattaattgcatttcaagcaattttttgaattaagttaaatttgaacggcaagtgattcaaatatttggaaaaatgagtataaaattgatattcatgttattcaaCCCAGTTTGAGGCCTTACCTATAAGATTATAAGGTTATAAGGGGTTTCGAACATCTTATTTCGGAAACACGACCCCGAGCGTGTggttgaatggtttttaaattctataaaaagcaaaggaagtccgaaaatcatgaaatttgataagatgtcatgatatcatatgtggaggctgtggtaaaaaattgataaGGTGTCGCATAAGTTGTCACGTACATTGCTTACAAACTGAaacatctccgaagaagttttatgattgttgagaatgatctggtaagatttggagtgaaaGTAACAGTCGAGTTGTGGTTTGACTctgaaactttttgtatagccaatAGACATCAAAGATCGTGTCATGTTAAATTTTAGtgattttttggatccatttgataattattattttttaattgtaattatataaatggaatttgagctataactacatgaaatcATGGTCTATTTTTCGCTGAAGCATCAAAtttgcattgttgagtgaatttgacaaggtattttcaaagtgtaTTGGAacaaatttggaaaaaaaaacgattaaggaaaagggaaag harbors:
- the LOC136515181 gene encoding uncharacterized protein, with the protein product MPKLARLRAYCYEMIQIQGAASAQKALQTIKWTKPHDGVLKLNCDASFKAENMSGSWVFLIRDHDGNVVLTGRGRLNHVLSAFQAELISCLQGVQAAANLGVGKLILETNAQMVQQSMRSDIFDAMPEGALVEELRFLARVNFIDFVCNFQSRVGNRAAHALAALGYECIEGEELITSFVPEIILVIVSDDLSVE